One genomic window of Candidatus Didemnitutus sp. includes the following:
- a CDS encoding DUF983 domain-containing protein, with product MRVTQQQIIQRGLTNRCPNCGGQTLFKPAKPLELNRECPQCGLKLEREEGFFLGAMALNYGVTCIVFLTPIALLWYYGVLGSTVAAVAAIVAALLVPLLLYRSSRSWQLMLYYFFLPQHLPANRRELSGHEDENV from the coding sequence ATGCGCGTCACGCAGCAGCAGATCATCCAACGCGGCCTCACCAACCGCTGTCCCAATTGTGGCGGCCAGACGCTTTTCAAACCCGCCAAGCCGCTTGAGCTCAATCGCGAGTGTCCGCAATGCGGACTGAAACTCGAGCGCGAGGAAGGTTTCTTCCTCGGCGCGATGGCGCTGAACTACGGCGTCACCTGCATCGTCTTCCTGACTCCGATCGCACTGCTGTGGTATTACGGTGTGCTCGGGAGCACGGTCGCGGCGGTCGCCGCCATCGTCGCGGCGTTGCTCGTCCCGCTCTTGCTCTACCGCTCGTCGCGCAGCTGGCAGCTGATGCTCTATTATTTTTTCCTGCCGCAGCACCTGCCCGCCAACCGTCGCGAGCTGTCCGGACACGAGGACGAGAACGTTTGA
- a CDS encoding elongation factor Ts has translation MVAELREKTGAGMLECKKALDETKGNMEDAITLLRKKLGNKIDKLSGRSTKEGLIESYIHVGGKVGVLVEVGCETDFVAKNDDFKAFCRDLCLQIAATSPLYVSREQVPETELAKERDIAAAQMEGKPAAAVQKIVEGKLEKYFSQVCLIDQPFVKNPDKTIKDLLKEKVGTIGENMVIRRFVRFQLGA, from the coding sequence ATGGTGGCAGAACTCCGCGAGAAGACCGGCGCGGGTATGCTCGAATGCAAGAAGGCCCTCGACGAAACGAAGGGCAACATGGAGGACGCCATCACGCTCCTCCGCAAGAAGCTCGGCAACAAGATCGACAAGCTCTCCGGCCGTTCGACGAAGGAAGGTCTCATCGAGTCCTACATCCACGTCGGCGGCAAGGTTGGCGTTCTCGTCGAGGTCGGTTGCGAGACCGACTTCGTCGCCAAGAACGACGATTTCAAGGCCTTCTGCCGCGACCTCTGCCTGCAGATCGCCGCCACCAGCCCGCTCTATGTTTCGCGTGAGCAGGTGCCGGAGACCGAGCTCGCCAAGGAGCGCGACATCGCTGCTGCGCAGATGGAGGGCAAGCCCGCCGCTGCCGTGCAGAAGATCGTCGAAGGCAAACTCGAGAAGTATTTCTCGCAAGTGTGCCTGATCGATCAGCCCTTCGTGAAGAACCCGGACAAGACGATCAAAGACCTCCTCAAGGAGAAGGTCGGCACCATCGGCGAAAACATGGTGATCCGCCGCTTCGTCCGCTTCCAGCTCGGCGCCTAA